The following are from one region of the Ignavibacteriota bacterium genome:
- a CDS encoding 6,7-dimethyl-8-ribityllumazine synthase: MANIIEGKLNAKGKKFGIVVSRFNELISSQLLSGAKDCLIRHDCKEEDITIVWVPGSYEIPLTAKKLASSKKFDAVICLGAVIRGGTPHFDYIAAEVSKGVAQAGLDSNLPVIFGVLTTDNIEQALERAGTKAGNKGWDAALSAIEMVGLFKQL, translated from the coding sequence ATGGCTAACATAATTGAGGGAAAACTTAATGCTAAAGGAAAGAAATTCGGGATCGTGGTTTCAAGATTTAATGAACTGATTTCTTCACAACTACTTTCAGGAGCAAAAGACTGTCTCATCCGACACGATTGTAAAGAAGAAGATATTACTATTGTCTGGGTTCCCGGTTCTTATGAAATTCCGTTAACTGCTAAGAAACTTGCTTCTTCAAAAAAATTTGATGCAGTAATTTGTCTTGGTGCTGTAATTCGTGGTGGAACTCCTCACTTTGATTATATTGCTGCTGAAGTTTCAAAAGGTGTAGCACAAGCAGGACTCGATTCAAACTTACCAGTTATTTTTGGAGTGCTTACAACTGATAATATTGAACAAGCACTCGAACGAGCAGGAACAAAAGCAGGTAATAAAGGTTGGGATGCTGCATTGTCTGCAATTGAAATGGTTGGATTATTTAAACAACTATAA
- the aroF gene encoding 3-deoxy-7-phosphoheptulonate synthase, translating into MKRLSETKVRKLSKDHFTKIEEESVVFGEGHFTVIAGPCALESEELAVNTAKAVEHSGAKVFRCSLFKPRTSPYTYQGYGIDGVNLLKLLHSETNLLLETEVLSTDHLDTLAVEADILRIGSRNMDNYELLKAVGKINKPVILKRNMSATLEEFLLAAEYILSVGNDKVILCERGIRTFETYTRNTLDILAVPALKELTHLPVIVDPSHSTGKSSLVPAASKAALAAGADGLMIEVHPNPIASYSDGQQSLDIPSFEKLMKELSEMANLLGKKSSISVYS; encoded by the coding sequence ATGAAAAGACTATCAGAAACAAAAGTTAGAAAATTGAGTAAAGACCACTTCACTAAAATCGAAGAAGAATCGGTTGTTTTTGGTGAAGGTCACTTTACTGTTATCGCAGGACCTTGTGCTCTGGAAAGTGAGGAACTTGCTGTAAATACTGCAAAAGCTGTTGAGCATTCAGGTGCTAAAGTTTTTCGATGCTCGTTGTTTAAACCAAGAACTTCACCCTATACTTACCAGGGTTATGGAATTGATGGGGTTAACTTGTTAAAACTTCTGCACTCCGAAACTAATTTGTTGTTAGAGACTGAAGTTCTCAGCACTGATCACCTTGATACACTTGCAGTCGAAGCTGACATTCTTAGAATAGGCTCACGCAACATGGATAATTATGAATTGCTGAAAGCTGTAGGAAAAATAAACAAGCCGGTTATTCTAAAAAGAAATATGAGTGCAACCTTGGAAGAATTCCTTCTTGCTGCTGAATACATTTTATCTGTTGGAAATGATAAAGTTATTCTTTGTGAGAGAGGTATAAGAACATTTGAAACCTATACACGAAACACGCTTGACATTCTTGCAGTACCTGCTTTAAAAGAATTAACTCATCTTCCTGTAATTGTTGATCCATCTCACAGCACAGGAAAAAGCAGTCTTGTTCCTGCTGCAAGTAAAGCTGCATTAGCTGCCGGTGCAGATGGACTAATGATAGAAGTTCATCCAAATCCGATTGCTTCATATTCAGATGGTCAACAATCACTCGATATACCTTCTTTTGAAAAACTGATGAAAGAATTGTCTGAGATGGCAAATCTTCTCGGTAAAAAATCCTCAATATCTGTATATAGTTAA
- a CDS encoding DUF481 domain-containing protein: MRSATAKIIIIMLLISSINIFSQDTEKKLGWFFEGKLAGLWTGGNSESFTLGLGATLKHIWTNSELRFDAGGTQTQSTLTTRTAVGTTDNFEVNEQSKTEKTAEIIFARGRYDYNFTENFYALGGIDWLRNRFAGINSRTLVAAGVGNKWVDNENVRFKTDYSFTYSFQNDVVENPFAKTKFPGVRFTYDFWYNLTASTQFESIFIADWNLDNTDDIRFDFYNALPIKISEIFSLKPSLQLLWRNDPSLTEIDLFANDGTPTGSKVLTPLKNMDTLFSLTLVVNL; encoded by the coding sequence ATGCGTTCAGCTACGGCAAAAATTATTATAATTATGCTTTTAATTTCAAGTATAAATATTTTTTCACAAGATACAGAAAAAAAACTCGGATGGTTCTTTGAAGGCAAATTAGCCGGTTTATGGACTGGCGGAAATTCTGAATCGTTCACTCTCGGTTTAGGTGCTACGTTAAAACATATCTGGACAAATTCTGAATTAAGGTTTGATGCAGGTGGAACACAAACTCAATCAACTCTTACCACACGCACTGCTGTTGGAACAACGGACAACTTTGAAGTTAATGAACAATCAAAAACAGAAAAGACAGCGGAAATAATATTCGCACGAGGCAGATATGATTATAATTTTACAGAGAATTTTTATGCGCTTGGCGGAATAGACTGGCTGAGAAACCGTTTTGCCGGTATCAACAGCCGTACATTGGTTGCAGCGGGTGTTGGTAATAAATGGGTTGATAATGAAAATGTCCGGTTTAAAACTGATTACAGCTTTACTTATTCATTCCAGAATGATGTAGTAGAAAATCCGTTTGCTAAAACTAAATTCCCAGGTGTACGGTTCACTTACGACTTCTGGTATAACCTGACTGCATCAACACAGTTTGAAAGTATTTTTATTGCTGACTGGAATCTGGATAATACCGATGACATTAGATTTGATTTCTACAATGCACTGCCAATTAAAATCAGTGAAATATTTTCACTTAAACCATCACTTCAGTTATTATGGAGAAATGATCCATCACTTACTGAAATTGATTTGTTTGCTAACGATGGAACACCAACTGGTTCGAAGGTATTAACTCCTCTTAAAAATATGGATACTCTTTTTTCATTAACGCTGGTGGTTAATCTGTAA
- a CDS encoding pirin family protein produces the protein MSTKKVELVAAPAQPHFVGDGFRVHNFIPSAYHLEMERMNPFIVLDYNSKFYFPASDKPRGVGVHPHKGFETVTIAYKGRIAHHDSSGGGGIIGEGDVQWMTAASGILHKEYHEESWSKAGGDFQMVQLWVNLPAKYKLSNPKYQAITNSQINRFILENGQGEIEVIAGQFKNIKGAASTFSPINLFNAKLNKGAKTEFNSPAKFNTALLVIEGNITVNDSELVKVDHFVLFENKGETFTVLANEESTVLILSGEPINEPIAAHGPFVMNTREEIMQAYDDFNKGKFGYLED, from the coding sequence ATGAGTACAAAAAAAGTTGAATTAGTTGCTGCACCGGCTCAACCGCACTTTGTTGGTGACGGTTTTAGAGTGCATAATTTCATTCCAAGCGCTTATCATTTGGAAATGGAACGGATGAATCCATTTATTGTATTGGATTATAACTCAAAATTTTACTTCCCTGCTTCCGACAAGCCAAGAGGGGTTGGTGTTCATCCGCATAAAGGTTTTGAGACGGTAACAATTGCTTACAAAGGAAGAATAGCTCATCACGACAGCAGTGGTGGTGGTGGAATAATTGGAGAAGGTGATGTACAGTGGATGACTGCTGCTTCAGGTATTTTACATAAAGAATATCATGAAGAAAGCTGGAGTAAAGCAGGAGGTGATTTTCAGATGGTTCAGCTTTGGGTGAATCTGCCGGCTAAATACAAATTGTCAAATCCAAAATATCAGGCAATAACAAATTCGCAAATCAATCGTTTCATTCTGGAAAACGGACAGGGCGAAATTGAAGTAATTGCCGGTCAATTTAAAAACATTAAAGGTGCAGCTTCTACATTTTCGCCGATAAATTTATTTAATGCGAAATTAAATAAAGGTGCAAAAACTGAATTTAATTCCCCGGCGAAATTTAACACAGCACTGCTGGTTATTGAAGGAAATATCACAGTAAATGATTCCGAACTTGTTAAGGTAGATCATTTTGTTCTTTTTGAAAATAAAGGTGAAACATTTACTGTTTTAGCAAATGAAGAATCAACCGTACTAATTTTAAGTGGTGAACCAATTAACGAACCAATTGCAGCTCACGGTCCCTTCGTAATGAATACACGCGAAGAAATAATGCAAGCTTATGATGATTTTAATAAAGGCAAATTTGGTTATCTTGAAGATTAG
- a CDS encoding tetratricopeptide repeat protein → MLQFCGNDSTSKKQADFVGGKNCVSCHQKEYELWKNSDHDKAMMIANDSTVLGNFNNVEFESRGIKTKFFKRNGKFFVYTQGIDGKMSEFQITHTFGVRILQQYLIPFEKGKYQCLPIAWDSEKNRWFDMAGMVYQAEELKPDSWFYWTNQSQNWNGMCAECHSTNLHKNYDLDTDSFSTTWSDINVNCEACHGPGSEHLHWANLPEGSRSYDGNMGLVLKTNGITSKQFVDACAPCHSRRTSFGPNEHADAEYYNLHSPQNISPPLYYADGQILDEVYEFGSFTQSKMFMHGVKCSDCHDSHSIKFKFEGNALCTQCHLPEKYDTYQHHFHKYPNEKGEPVKNKFGEMVPVGQGTLCKTCHMPGRYYMGIDFRRDHSFRIPRPDLSIKYNVPNTCNDCHADKSFQWSENWIKKHYGEQKKFTYASVLADGYLQKEHADTSLISLINNDSIPSIVKATALGYLSNYNNPETNLLLKKLLTNPEPVIRERAIDAFNTPDANELVRVISPLLDDPVKMVRIAAAAKLSVLGIEFFTNAQFQKLNKVLDEYLLTLQYTADFPTGKYNLGNFYSNKNDFVKAEKFYVDAIKMDQQFYPAKSNLALLYYQNGQLEKAENLFLDLIKNHKEYTEGNYYLGLLYAEQKKYHDAAEYLEKDLLQKEPNQRTFYNLGLVYQYLNENQKAGSVLLKGNTLIPNNFDLIFALADFYLKQKNFSKALQYAEELKLKFPLRAEGQEIINYINNQVKAQ, encoded by the coding sequence ATGCTTCAATTCTGTGGTAATGATTCAACTTCAAAGAAACAAGCTGACTTTGTTGGTGGAAAAAATTGCGTTAGCTGTCATCAAAAAGAATACGAGCTTTGGAAAAATTCTGATCACGACAAAGCAATGATGATCGCAAATGATTCAACCGTGCTTGGCAATTTTAATAATGTTGAATTTGAATCGAGAGGAATAAAGACAAAATTCTTTAAACGAAACGGAAAGTTTTTTGTTTATACTCAGGGTATTGATGGAAAGATGAGTGAATTTCAAATAACACATACATTTGGTGTTCGAATTCTTCAACAGTATTTAATTCCATTTGAGAAAGGAAAGTATCAATGTCTGCCGATTGCCTGGGATAGTGAAAAGAACCGCTGGTTTGATATGGCTGGAATGGTTTATCAAGCTGAAGAATTAAAACCTGATAGCTGGTTTTACTGGACGAATCAATCGCAGAACTGGAACGGGATGTGCGCAGAATGTCATTCAACAAATCTTCATAAGAATTATGATTTAGACACAGATTCTTTCAGTACAACCTGGTCAGACATAAATGTAAACTGCGAAGCCTGTCATGGTCCCGGTTCAGAACATCTCCATTGGGCAAATCTTCCTGAAGGATCGCGCAGCTATGATGGAAATATGGGACTGGTTTTAAAAACAAACGGAATAACTTCCAAACAATTTGTAGATGCTTGCGCACCATGTCATTCGCGCAGAACATCTTTTGGACCGAATGAACACGCCGATGCTGAATACTACAACCTTCATAGTCCACAAAATATTTCTCCTCCACTTTATTATGCTGATGGACAAATACTTGATGAAGTTTATGAATTCGGTTCATTCACCCAAAGTAAAATGTTTATGCATGGTGTTAAGTGCAGCGATTGTCACGATTCACACAGTATTAAATTTAAGTTTGAAGGGAACGCACTTTGCACACAGTGTCACCTTCCGGAAAAGTACGATACTTATCAGCATCATTTTCATAAATACCCGAATGAAAAAGGTGAACCTGTAAAAAATAAATTTGGTGAAATGGTTCCTGTTGGTCAAGGAACTCTCTGCAAAACATGTCATATGCCCGGCAGATATTATATGGGTATTGATTTCAGAAGAGATCACAGCTTCAGAATTCCACGACCGGATCTTTCGATAAAGTATAACGTTCCAAATACCTGCAATGACTGCCACGCAGATAAAAGTTTTCAATGGTCAGAGAATTGGATTAAAAAACATTATGGTGAACAAAAGAAATTCACATACGCATCTGTACTTGCTGACGGTTATCTGCAAAAAGAGCATGCTGATACAAGCCTGATATCATTAATTAATAATGATTCCATTCCATCAATCGTTAAGGCAACTGCACTTGGTTATTTATCCAACTATAATAATCCCGAAACAAATTTGTTATTAAAGAAATTGCTCACTAATCCTGAGCCTGTGATTCGTGAAAGAGCAATTGATGCATTTAATACTCCAGATGCAAATGAATTAGTGAGAGTAATTTCTCCCCTGCTCGATGATCCGGTAAAAATGGTTAGAATTGCTGCCGCTGCAAAACTATCGGTTCTTGGTATAGAATTTTTTACGAATGCTCAATTTCAAAAACTTAACAAAGTATTGGATGAATATTTATTGACATTACAATACACAGCAGACTTCCCTACCGGTAAATACAATCTCGGAAATTTCTATTCTAATAAAAATGACTTCGTTAAAGCCGAAAAGTTTTACGTGGATGCAATTAAGATGGACCAACAGTTTTACCCGGCAAAATCAAATCTTGCATTGTTGTATTACCAAAATGGTCAGTTGGAAAAAGCTGAAAATTTATTTCTTGATCTTATAAAAAATCATAAAGAATATACTGAAGGAAATTATTATCTGGGTTTGTTGTACGCTGAACAAAAAAAATATCATGATGCCGCTGAATATCTCGAAAAAGATCTGCTTCAAAAAGAACCCAATCAAAGAACTTTTTATAATCTTGGGTTGGTTTATCAATATCTTAATGAGAATCAGAAAGCCGGTTCTGTTTTACTTAAAGGCAATACTCTGATTCCAAATAATTTCGATTTAATTTTTGCTTTGGCAGATTTTTATCTGAAACAGAAAAATTTTTCCAAAGCACTGCAATATGCGGAAGAACTAAAACTAAAATTTCCTTTAAGAGCTGAAGGTCAGGAGATAATTAATTATATCAACAATCAAGTTAAGGCTCAATAG